A window of Infirmifilum lucidum contains these coding sequences:
- a CDS encoding ArsA family ATPase, whose translation MPVLVSFWGKGGVGKTTLSSALAAKLASEGYRVYLLSTDFIPSLQDVLGVELQGGPREVCDGLIAEQLTEEKIIQLWKERFGEEVYRVASSLFPVDREIVDYVAGAPGIVEEFTLYYVWEKFHRVDADFIVWDTMATGGGIRMLRIEKEFYEHLGEAAKLYLKLKGFFDKIRTGEAEPLELIESWRRLADNIIKFLQSDTHRALLVSRPLPVDFSVVRRVYSELSSMSIPVRAVVVNMMGYSQTEDRVLEMFIHEFEGRAPLVLVPHVSPPPSECEKLKSLIPSDQMKRVLRVIK comes from the coding sequence ATGCCTGTGCTTGTTAGTTTCTGGGGTAAGGGGGGTGTTGGCAAGACAACGCTTTCTTCAGCGTTGGCGGCAAAGTTAGCCAGTGAGGGTTATAGAGTTTACCTGCTCTCGACAGACTTTATCCCATCCCTACAGGACGTCTTGGGTGTAGAGCTACAAGGGGGGCCAAGGGAGGTTTGTGATGGACTTATCGCCGAACAACTTACAGAGGAGAAAATTATCCAGCTCTGGAAGGAGAGATTCGGAGAAGAAGTCTACAGGGTGGCTTCCAGCCTATTTCCGGTGGATAGAGAGATCGTAGATTACGTTGCAGGGGCTCCAGGCATAGTAGAGGAGTTCACGCTCTACTATGTCTGGGAGAAGTTCCACAGAGTAGATGCAGACTTCATAGTTTGGGACACTATGGCAACGGGAGGGGGTATAAGAATGCTACGTATCGAGAAGGAATTCTACGAACATCTAGGTGAGGCGGCTAAGCTCTACCTCAAGTTAAAGGGTTTCTTCGACAAAATTAGGACTGGAGAGGCAGAGCCGTTGGAGCTCATCGAGTCTTGGAGGAGGCTAGCGGACAACATAATCAAGTTCCTCCAGTCTGACACTCACAGGGCCCTGCTCGTATCGAGACCACTCCCTGTAGATTTTTCCGTCGTCCGTAGAGTTTACTCTGAACTAAGCTCAATGAGTATTCCCGTGAGAGCAGTAGTGGTAAATATGATGGGCTACTCGCAAACAGAAGACAGAGTACTAGAGATGTTCATCCACGAATTTGAAGGAAGGGCGCCACTAGTCCTCGTGCCCCACGTGTCTCCACCGCCGAGTGAGTGCGAGAAACTAAAATCCCTCATCCCAAGCGACCAGATGAAGAGAGTCCTTAGAGTAATTAAGTGA
- a CDS encoding HD domain-containing protein, with protein sequence MKPWSLLESAKWLARTGWMMRGVPASIAETVSQHSWEAGIIAFVIASRAKAACSDVDPHKAAALGLVHDLLEGFLGDIPRYTSLSMGDLKNSIERKALKELGLEASIERLLEEWMEGVSVESRIARVADSIATYLQALRYMGTGYRRTAEIAETSRRKAVELSSGTCFETVVLEIVNEVDKAFRTEV encoded by the coding sequence GTGAAGCCGTGGAGCCTCCTGGAGTCTGCAAAGTGGTTAGCCCGCACAGGCTGGATGATGAGAGGTGTCCCAGCATCTATAGCCGAGACTGTTTCACAGCACTCTTGGGAGGCCGGGATAATAGCGTTCGTGATAGCTTCAAGGGCCAAGGCCGCGTGCTCTGATGTGGATCCCCACAAAGCTGCAGCGCTAGGCCTGGTTCACGACCTGCTGGAAGGCTTCTTAGGTGATATCCCGAGGTACACGAGCCTCTCCATGGGGGACTTGAAGAATAGCATTGAGAGGAAGGCGCTGAAAGAGCTGGGTCTTGAGGCCTCAATAGAGAGACTCTTAGAAGAGTGGATGGAGGGGGTCTCCGTTGAGTCGAGGATTGCACGGGTGGCAGACAGTATTGCTACCTACCTCCAAGCGCTCAGATATATGGGAACTGGGTACAGGAGAACAGCAGAAATTGCCGAGACTTCACGGAGAAAAGCTGTTGAACTCTCGAGCGGCACCTGCTTTGAAACAGTCGTGCTCGAAATAGTCAATGAAGTCGACAAAGCTTTCCGTACAGAAGTTTAG